Proteins encoded within one genomic window of Bos indicus x Bos taurus breed Angus x Brahman F1 hybrid chromosome 18, Bos_hybrid_MaternalHap_v2.0, whole genome shotgun sequence:
- the ZNF329 gene encoding zinc finger protein 329: protein MTAWNVPEEGLSCDVEMEAFSREALRLCTPGASWDSENPEGRSRRSALTQEEPGAREAAPEHPGFRKHLSVSADLPQGQRVPATNGFRVGGSDVKSLDCDPASHNGQKSYTAKRAGDRDSCGKAFGHSVEVTQCGRTQTRETPYRCPDSVRPLSHLTPLGQQKIVTRGKRLYEGEDFGGLFTLSPSLSESRRSSPGEKLYKCTECGKCFKRNSSLVLHHRTHTGEKPYTCNECGKSFSKNYNLIVHQRIHTGEKPYKCSKCGKAFSDGSALTQHQRIHTGEKPYECPECGKTFNRNSSLILHQRTHTGEKPYRCNECGKPFTDISHLTVHLRIHTGEKPYECSRCGKAFRDGSYLTQHERTHTGEKPFECTECGKSFNRNSHLIVHQKIHSGEKPFECKECGKTFIESAYLIRHQRIHTGEKPYGCDQCQKLFRNIAGLIRHQRTHTGEKPYECNQCGRAFRDSSCLTKHRRIHTRETPYRCPECGKSFRQNSHLAVHQRLHSRAGPGHCPQCGKTFRRGSALARHQRSHPGEQPVGV from the coding sequence ATGACAGCTTGGAATGTGCCTGAGGAAGGACTGTCCTGCGACGTGGAGATGGAGGCATTCTCGAGAGAGGCTCTTCGCCTTTGCACTCCAGGGGCCAGCTGGGACTCTGAGAACCCAGAGGGACGTTCGAGGCGATCAGCCTTAACTCAGGAGGAGCCAGGGGCCCGGGAGGCAGCTCCTGAACATCCTGGGTTTAGGAAGCATTTGAGCGTGAGCGCAGATCTTCCACAAGGTCAGAGAGTTCCTGCGACAAACGGTTTCCGtgtaggtggctcagatgttaaaagtCTGGATTGTGACCCAGCTTCACATAATGGTCAGAAGAGCTACACAGCTAAGAGAGCGGGTGACAGGGACTCCTGTGGGAAAGCCTTCGGCCATTCCGTGGAAGTGACTCAGTGTGGAAGAACTCAGACCCGAGAGACGCCTTATAGATGCCCTGACAGTGTTAGGCCTCTCAGCCACCTTACCCCCCTTGGCCAACAGAAAATCGTGACACGAGGGAAGAGACTGTATGAAGGCGAGGACTTTGGGGGCCTTTTTACCCTGAGTCCATCTCTTAGTGAAAGCAGGAGGAGCAGCCCTGGAGAGAAGTTGTATAAATGTACCGAGTGCGGCAAGTGCTTCAAGCGAAACTCTTCTCTTGTCTTGCATCACCGAACTCACACTGGGGAGAAGCCTTACACTTGTAATGAGTGTGGAAAGTCCTTCAGCAAGAACTACAACCTAATTGTGCACCAAAGAATCCATACAGGAGAGAAGCCCTACAAGTGCAGTAAATGCGGGAAGGCCTTCAGTGACGGGTCAGCTCTGACACAACACCAGAGAATTCACACCGGGGAGAAACCTTATGAGTGTCCGGAATGTGGGAAAACCTTCAACCGAAATTCGTCCCTGATCCTCCATCAGAGGACTCACACGGGGGAGAAGCCATACCGCTGTAACGAGTGTGGGAAGCCTTTTACAGACATCTCCCACCTCACCGTGCACCTCAGGATCCACACTGGCGAGAAGCCCTATGAATGCAGCAGATGTGGGAAGGCCTTCCGAGACGGCTCATACCTCACCCAGCACGAGAGgactcacactggagagaagccctTTGAGTGCACAGAATGCGGGAAGTCCTTCAACCGCAATTCCCACCTCATCGTGCATCAAAAGATTCACTCGGGGGAGAAGCCCTTCGAGTGCAAAGAGTGCGGGAAGACTTTCATCGAGAGCGCGTACCTCATCCGGCACCAGAGGATTCACACTGGCGAGAAGCCCTACGGCTGCGACCAGTGCCAGAAGCTGTTCCGGAACATCGCTGGCCTCATCCGGCACCAGAGGACTCACACCGGCGAGAAGCCCTACGAGTGTAATCAGTGCGGCCGGGCCTTCAGGGACAGCTCCTGTCTGACCAAGCACAGGAGGATCCACACCAGGGAGACGCCATACCGGTGCCCCGAGTGCGGCAAGTCCTTCCGGCAGAACTCTCACCTGGCGGTGCACCAGAGACTCCACAGCAGGGCGGGCCCCGGCCACTGTCCGCAGTGTGGGAAGACATTCCGGAGAGGCTCCGCCCTCGCCCGACACCAGCGCTCACACCCCGGCGAGCAGCCCGTGGGCGTTTAG
- the ZNF135 gene encoding zinc finger protein 135 isoform X2, giving the protein MTAGLLTAGDPDQVTFEDVVVDFTQEEWGHLEPAQRTLYRDVMLETFGLLVSVDLETRPQSKLSTENQGVTEEIPNSALVERFLQESLWHSKDEGAAGHREQGPEKSDSCVVQAACTLVKTLTEEQQQGDGCGENLSLRPDLPTQPMTPERQGAPTWGTHGQRENPDSNAQQKTCAKEKPYGCQECGKAFSHSLALIEHHRTHTGERPYECPECGKGFRNSSALTKHQRIHTGEKPYKCAQCGRTFNQIAPLIQHQRTHTGEKPYECSECGKSFSFRSSFSQHERTHTGEKPYTCSQCGKAFRQSIHLTQHLRIHTGEKPYQCGECGKAFSHSSSLTKHQRIHTGEKPYECQACGKAFTQITPLIQHQRIHTGERPYECSECGRAFSQSTLLTEHRRIHTGEKPYGCNECGKAFSHSSSLSQHERTHTGEKPYACSQCGKAFRQSTHLTQHQRTHTGEKPYECSDCGKAFSHSSSLTKHQRIHTGEKPYECNECGKAFSQLAPLIQHQRIHTGEKPYECNQCGRAFSQSSLLIEHQRIHTKEKPYGCNECGKSFSHSSSLSQHERTHTGEKPYDCQDCGKSFRQRTHLTQHQRIHTGEKPYECRDCGKAFTHSSSFIKHQRTHTG; this is encoded by the exons ATGACCGCTGGGCTCCTCACTGCCGGGGACCCG GACCAAGTGACTTTTGAGGATGTGGTCGTGGACTTCACCCAGGAGGAGTGGGGGCATCTGGAGCCGGCCCAGAGGACCCTGTACCGAGATGTGATGCTGGAGACCTTCGGGCTCCTGGTCTCTGTGG ATTTGGAAACCAGACCCCAAAGCAAGCTATCAACTGAAAATCAAGGTGTAACTGAAGAAATACCCAACAGTGCCCTGGTAGAAAGGTTCCTACAGGAAAGTCTGTGGCACTCTAAGGATGAAGGTGCTGCAGGCCACAGGGAACAGGGCCCTGAGAAGTCAGATAGCTGTGTGGTACAGGCAGCCTGCACACTTGTAAAGACACTGACAGAGGAGCAGCAGCAAGGGGATGGGTGTGGGGAAAACTTGAGTTTGAGGCCAGATCTCCCAACTCAACCAATGACTCCTGAAAGGCAGGGTGCCCCAACGTGGGGGACACATGGACAAAGGGAGAATCCAGACTCAAATGCTCAACAGAAAACCTGTGCAAAAGAGAAGCCCTATGGATGTCAGGAATGTGGAAAGGCCTTTAGTCACAGCTTAGCACTCATTGAACACCACCGAACACACACAGGAGAGAGGCCTTATGAATGTCCTGAATGTGGAAAAGGCTTTCGAAACAGCTCGGCACTTACCAAACACCAGCGGATCCACACTGGTGAGAAGCCTTACAAGTGTGCTCAGTGTGGGAGGACCTTCAACCAAATTGCCCCACTGATCCAGCACCAGAGGACTCACACAGGTGAGAAACCCTATGAGTGCAGCGAGTGTGGGAAATCCTTCAGCTTTAGATCGTCCTTCAGCCAACACGAGCGGACGCACACAGGTGAGAAGCCCTACACGTGCAGTCAGTGTGGGAAGGCCTTCCGACAGAGCATCCATCTCACCCAGCACCTGCGAATCCACACCGGGGAGAAGCCGTACCAGTGTGGagagtgtggcaaggccttcaGCCACAGTTCTTCCCTGACGAAACACCAGCGGATCCACACTGGGGAGAAGCCCTACGAGTGCCAGGCATGTGGAAAAGCCTTCACCCAGATCACACCACTGATTCAGCATCAGAGGATACACACGGGCGAGCGGCCTTATGAGTGCAGTGAGTGCGGGAGGGCTTTCAGCCAGAGCACACTCCTGACTGAGCATCGGAGGAtccacacaggagagaagccctACGGGTGCAACgagtgtgggaaagccttcagtcACAGCTCATCGCTTAGCCAGCACGAGCGGACGCACACAGGCGAGAAACCCTATGCGTGCAGTCAGTGTGGGAAGGCCTTCCGGCAGAGCACACACCTCACTCAGCATCAGAGAACCCACACGGGGGAGAAGCCCTACGAGTGTAGTGACTGCGGCAAGGCCTTCAGCCATAGCTCATCCCTGACCAAACACCAGCGGATCCACACTGGGGAGAAGCCCTATGAGTGTAACGAGTGTGGCAAAGCCTTCAGCCAGCTTGCTCCACTCATTCAACACCAGCGGATCCACACGGGAGAGAAGCCCTATGAGTGTAATCAGTGTGGCAGAGCCTTCAGCCAGAGCTCCCTCCTCATAGAACACCAGAGGATTCACACCAAGGAAAAACCCTATGGGTGCAACGAGTGTGGAAAGTCCTTCAGCCACAGCTCATCACTCAGCCAACACGAGAGGACGCACACTGGGGAAAAGCCCTACGACTGCCAGGACTGTGGGAAGTCCTTCAGGCAGCGCACCCACCTCACTCAGCACCAGAGGAtccacacaggagagaagccATATGAGTGCAGGGACTGTGGGAAGGCCTTCACACACAGCTCCTCCTTTATCAAGCACCAGAGAACTCATACTGGGTAG
- the ZNF135 gene encoding zinc finger protein 135 isoform X1, which translates to MTAGLLTAGDPDQVTFEDVVVDFTQEEWGHLEPAQRTLYRDVMLETFGLLVSVGHWLPKPDVISLLEQEAELWAADKGGPRGVCPDLETRPQSKLSTENQGVTEEIPNSALVERFLQESLWHSKDEGAAGHREQGPEKSDSCVVQAACTLVKTLTEEQQQGDGCGENLSLRPDLPTQPMTPERQGAPTWGTHGQRENPDSNAQQKTCAKEKPYGCQECGKAFSHSLALIEHHRTHTGERPYECPECGKGFRNSSALTKHQRIHTGEKPYKCAQCGRTFNQIAPLIQHQRTHTGEKPYECSECGKSFSFRSSFSQHERTHTGEKPYTCSQCGKAFRQSIHLTQHLRIHTGEKPYQCGECGKAFSHSSSLTKHQRIHTGEKPYECQACGKAFTQITPLIQHQRIHTGERPYECSECGRAFSQSTLLTEHRRIHTGEKPYGCNECGKAFSHSSSLSQHERTHTGEKPYACSQCGKAFRQSTHLTQHQRTHTGEKPYECSDCGKAFSHSSSLTKHQRIHTGEKPYECNECGKAFSQLAPLIQHQRIHTGEKPYECNQCGRAFSQSSLLIEHQRIHTKEKPYGCNECGKSFSHSSSLSQHERTHTGEKPYDCQDCGKSFRQRTHLTQHQRIHTGEKPYECRDCGKAFTHSSSFIKHQRTHTG; encoded by the exons ATGACCGCTGGGCTCCTCACTGCCGGGGACCCG GACCAAGTGACTTTTGAGGATGTGGTCGTGGACTTCACCCAGGAGGAGTGGGGGCATCTGGAGCCGGCCCAGAGGACCCTGTACCGAGATGTGATGCTGGAGACCTTCGGGCTCCTGGTCTCTGTGG GACACTGGCTCCCAAAGCCGGATGTCATCTCCTTGCTGGAGCAGGAGGCAGAGCTGTGGGCAGCGGACAAGGGAGGCCCCCGAGGTGTGTGCCCAG ATTTGGAAACCAGACCCCAAAGCAAGCTATCAACTGAAAATCAAGGTGTAACTGAAGAAATACCCAACAGTGCCCTGGTAGAAAGGTTCCTACAGGAAAGTCTGTGGCACTCTAAGGATGAAGGTGCTGCAGGCCACAGGGAACAGGGCCCTGAGAAGTCAGATAGCTGTGTGGTACAGGCAGCCTGCACACTTGTAAAGACACTGACAGAGGAGCAGCAGCAAGGGGATGGGTGTGGGGAAAACTTGAGTTTGAGGCCAGATCTCCCAACTCAACCAATGACTCCTGAAAGGCAGGGTGCCCCAACGTGGGGGACACATGGACAAAGGGAGAATCCAGACTCAAATGCTCAACAGAAAACCTGTGCAAAAGAGAAGCCCTATGGATGTCAGGAATGTGGAAAGGCCTTTAGTCACAGCTTAGCACTCATTGAACACCACCGAACACACACAGGAGAGAGGCCTTATGAATGTCCTGAATGTGGAAAAGGCTTTCGAAACAGCTCGGCACTTACCAAACACCAGCGGATCCACACTGGTGAGAAGCCTTACAAGTGTGCTCAGTGTGGGAGGACCTTCAACCAAATTGCCCCACTGATCCAGCACCAGAGGACTCACACAGGTGAGAAACCCTATGAGTGCAGCGAGTGTGGGAAATCCTTCAGCTTTAGATCGTCCTTCAGCCAACACGAGCGGACGCACACAGGTGAGAAGCCCTACACGTGCAGTCAGTGTGGGAAGGCCTTCCGACAGAGCATCCATCTCACCCAGCACCTGCGAATCCACACCGGGGAGAAGCCGTACCAGTGTGGagagtgtggcaaggccttcaGCCACAGTTCTTCCCTGACGAAACACCAGCGGATCCACACTGGGGAGAAGCCCTACGAGTGCCAGGCATGTGGAAAAGCCTTCACCCAGATCACACCACTGATTCAGCATCAGAGGATACACACGGGCGAGCGGCCTTATGAGTGCAGTGAGTGCGGGAGGGCTTTCAGCCAGAGCACACTCCTGACTGAGCATCGGAGGAtccacacaggagagaagccctACGGGTGCAACgagtgtgggaaagccttcagtcACAGCTCATCGCTTAGCCAGCACGAGCGGACGCACACAGGCGAGAAACCCTATGCGTGCAGTCAGTGTGGGAAGGCCTTCCGGCAGAGCACACACCTCACTCAGCATCAGAGAACCCACACGGGGGAGAAGCCCTACGAGTGTAGTGACTGCGGCAAGGCCTTCAGCCATAGCTCATCCCTGACCAAACACCAGCGGATCCACACTGGGGAGAAGCCCTATGAGTGTAACGAGTGTGGCAAAGCCTTCAGCCAGCTTGCTCCACTCATTCAACACCAGCGGATCCACACGGGAGAGAAGCCCTATGAGTGTAATCAGTGTGGCAGAGCCTTCAGCCAGAGCTCCCTCCTCATAGAACACCAGAGGATTCACACCAAGGAAAAACCCTATGGGTGCAACGAGTGTGGAAAGTCCTTCAGCCACAGCTCATCACTCAGCCAACACGAGAGGACGCACACTGGGGAAAAGCCCTACGACTGCCAGGACTGTGGGAAGTCCTTCAGGCAGCGCACCCACCTCACTCAGCACCAGAGGAtccacacaggagagaagccATATGAGTGCAGGGACTGTGGGAAGGCCTTCACACACAGCTCCTCCTTTATCAAGCACCAGAGAACTCATACTGGGTAG
- the ZNF135 gene encoding zinc finger protein 135 isoform X3 codes for MLETFGLLVSVGHWLPKPDVISLLEQEAELWAADKGGPRGVCPDLETRPQSKLSTENQGVTEEIPNSALVERFLQESLWHSKDEGAAGHREQGPEKSDSCVVQAACTLVKTLTEEQQQGDGCGENLSLRPDLPTQPMTPERQGAPTWGTHGQRENPDSNAQQKTCAKEKPYGCQECGKAFSHSLALIEHHRTHTGERPYECPECGKGFRNSSALTKHQRIHTGEKPYKCAQCGRTFNQIAPLIQHQRTHTGEKPYECSECGKSFSFRSSFSQHERTHTGEKPYTCSQCGKAFRQSIHLTQHLRIHTGEKPYQCGECGKAFSHSSSLTKHQRIHTGEKPYECQACGKAFTQITPLIQHQRIHTGERPYECSECGRAFSQSTLLTEHRRIHTGEKPYGCNECGKAFSHSSSLSQHERTHTGEKPYACSQCGKAFRQSTHLTQHQRTHTGEKPYECSDCGKAFSHSSSLTKHQRIHTGEKPYECNECGKAFSQLAPLIQHQRIHTGEKPYECNQCGRAFSQSSLLIEHQRIHTKEKPYGCNECGKSFSHSSSLSQHERTHTGEKPYDCQDCGKSFRQRTHLTQHQRIHTGEKPYECRDCGKAFTHSSSFIKHQRTHTG; via the exons ATGCTGGAGACCTTCGGGCTCCTGGTCTCTGTGG GACACTGGCTCCCAAAGCCGGATGTCATCTCCTTGCTGGAGCAGGAGGCAGAGCTGTGGGCAGCGGACAAGGGAGGCCCCCGAGGTGTGTGCCCAG ATTTGGAAACCAGACCCCAAAGCAAGCTATCAACTGAAAATCAAGGTGTAACTGAAGAAATACCCAACAGTGCCCTGGTAGAAAGGTTCCTACAGGAAAGTCTGTGGCACTCTAAGGATGAAGGTGCTGCAGGCCACAGGGAACAGGGCCCTGAGAAGTCAGATAGCTGTGTGGTACAGGCAGCCTGCACACTTGTAAAGACACTGACAGAGGAGCAGCAGCAAGGGGATGGGTGTGGGGAAAACTTGAGTTTGAGGCCAGATCTCCCAACTCAACCAATGACTCCTGAAAGGCAGGGTGCCCCAACGTGGGGGACACATGGACAAAGGGAGAATCCAGACTCAAATGCTCAACAGAAAACCTGTGCAAAAGAGAAGCCCTATGGATGTCAGGAATGTGGAAAGGCCTTTAGTCACAGCTTAGCACTCATTGAACACCACCGAACACACACAGGAGAGAGGCCTTATGAATGTCCTGAATGTGGAAAAGGCTTTCGAAACAGCTCGGCACTTACCAAACACCAGCGGATCCACACTGGTGAGAAGCCTTACAAGTGTGCTCAGTGTGGGAGGACCTTCAACCAAATTGCCCCACTGATCCAGCACCAGAGGACTCACACAGGTGAGAAACCCTATGAGTGCAGCGAGTGTGGGAAATCCTTCAGCTTTAGATCGTCCTTCAGCCAACACGAGCGGACGCACACAGGTGAGAAGCCCTACACGTGCAGTCAGTGTGGGAAGGCCTTCCGACAGAGCATCCATCTCACCCAGCACCTGCGAATCCACACCGGGGAGAAGCCGTACCAGTGTGGagagtgtggcaaggccttcaGCCACAGTTCTTCCCTGACGAAACACCAGCGGATCCACACTGGGGAGAAGCCCTACGAGTGCCAGGCATGTGGAAAAGCCTTCACCCAGATCACACCACTGATTCAGCATCAGAGGATACACACGGGCGAGCGGCCTTATGAGTGCAGTGAGTGCGGGAGGGCTTTCAGCCAGAGCACACTCCTGACTGAGCATCGGAGGAtccacacaggagagaagccctACGGGTGCAACgagtgtgggaaagccttcagtcACAGCTCATCGCTTAGCCAGCACGAGCGGACGCACACAGGCGAGAAACCCTATGCGTGCAGTCAGTGTGGGAAGGCCTTCCGGCAGAGCACACACCTCACTCAGCATCAGAGAACCCACACGGGGGAGAAGCCCTACGAGTGTAGTGACTGCGGCAAGGCCTTCAGCCATAGCTCATCCCTGACCAAACACCAGCGGATCCACACTGGGGAGAAGCCCTATGAGTGTAACGAGTGTGGCAAAGCCTTCAGCCAGCTTGCTCCACTCATTCAACACCAGCGGATCCACACGGGAGAGAAGCCCTATGAGTGTAATCAGTGTGGCAGAGCCTTCAGCCAGAGCTCCCTCCTCATAGAACACCAGAGGATTCACACCAAGGAAAAACCCTATGGGTGCAACGAGTGTGGAAAGTCCTTCAGCCACAGCTCATCACTCAGCCAACACGAGAGGACGCACACTGGGGAAAAGCCCTACGACTGCCAGGACTGTGGGAAGTCCTTCAGGCAGCGCACCCACCTCACTCAGCACCAGAGGAtccacacaggagagaagccATATGAGTGCAGGGACTGTGGGAAGGCCTTCACACACAGCTCCTCCTTTATCAAGCACCAGAGAACTCATACTGGGTAG
- the ZNF135 gene encoding zinc finger protein 135 isoform X4, producing the protein MTPERQGAPTWGTHGQRENPDSNAQQKTCAKEKPYGCQECGKAFSHSLALIEHHRTHTGERPYECPECGKGFRNSSALTKHQRIHTGEKPYKCAQCGRTFNQIAPLIQHQRTHTGEKPYECSECGKSFSFRSSFSQHERTHTGEKPYTCSQCGKAFRQSIHLTQHLRIHTGEKPYQCGECGKAFSHSSSLTKHQRIHTGEKPYECQACGKAFTQITPLIQHQRIHTGERPYECSECGRAFSQSTLLTEHRRIHTGEKPYGCNECGKAFSHSSSLSQHERTHTGEKPYACSQCGKAFRQSTHLTQHQRTHTGEKPYECSDCGKAFSHSSSLTKHQRIHTGEKPYECNECGKAFSQLAPLIQHQRIHTGEKPYECNQCGRAFSQSSLLIEHQRIHTKEKPYGCNECGKSFSHSSSLSQHERTHTGEKPYDCQDCGKSFRQRTHLTQHQRIHTGEKPYECRDCGKAFTHSSSFIKHQRTHTG; encoded by the coding sequence ATGACTCCTGAAAGGCAGGGTGCCCCAACGTGGGGGACACATGGACAAAGGGAGAATCCAGACTCAAATGCTCAACAGAAAACCTGTGCAAAAGAGAAGCCCTATGGATGTCAGGAATGTGGAAAGGCCTTTAGTCACAGCTTAGCACTCATTGAACACCACCGAACACACACAGGAGAGAGGCCTTATGAATGTCCTGAATGTGGAAAAGGCTTTCGAAACAGCTCGGCACTTACCAAACACCAGCGGATCCACACTGGTGAGAAGCCTTACAAGTGTGCTCAGTGTGGGAGGACCTTCAACCAAATTGCCCCACTGATCCAGCACCAGAGGACTCACACAGGTGAGAAACCCTATGAGTGCAGCGAGTGTGGGAAATCCTTCAGCTTTAGATCGTCCTTCAGCCAACACGAGCGGACGCACACAGGTGAGAAGCCCTACACGTGCAGTCAGTGTGGGAAGGCCTTCCGACAGAGCATCCATCTCACCCAGCACCTGCGAATCCACACCGGGGAGAAGCCGTACCAGTGTGGagagtgtggcaaggccttcaGCCACAGTTCTTCCCTGACGAAACACCAGCGGATCCACACTGGGGAGAAGCCCTACGAGTGCCAGGCATGTGGAAAAGCCTTCACCCAGATCACACCACTGATTCAGCATCAGAGGATACACACGGGCGAGCGGCCTTATGAGTGCAGTGAGTGCGGGAGGGCTTTCAGCCAGAGCACACTCCTGACTGAGCATCGGAGGAtccacacaggagagaagccctACGGGTGCAACgagtgtgggaaagccttcagtcACAGCTCATCGCTTAGCCAGCACGAGCGGACGCACACAGGCGAGAAACCCTATGCGTGCAGTCAGTGTGGGAAGGCCTTCCGGCAGAGCACACACCTCACTCAGCATCAGAGAACCCACACGGGGGAGAAGCCCTACGAGTGTAGTGACTGCGGCAAGGCCTTCAGCCATAGCTCATCCCTGACCAAACACCAGCGGATCCACACTGGGGAGAAGCCCTATGAGTGTAACGAGTGTGGCAAAGCCTTCAGCCAGCTTGCTCCACTCATTCAACACCAGCGGATCCACACGGGAGAGAAGCCCTATGAGTGTAATCAGTGTGGCAGAGCCTTCAGCCAGAGCTCCCTCCTCATAGAACACCAGAGGATTCACACCAAGGAAAAACCCTATGGGTGCAACGAGTGTGGAAAGTCCTTCAGCCACAGCTCATCACTCAGCCAACACGAGAGGACGCACACTGGGGAAAAGCCCTACGACTGCCAGGACTGTGGGAAGTCCTTCAGGCAGCGCACCCACCTCACTCAGCACCAGAGGAtccacacaggagagaagccATATGAGTGCAGGGACTGTGGGAAGGCCTTCACACACAGCTCCTCCTTTATCAAGCACCAGAGAACTCATACTGGGTAG
- the ZNF135 gene encoding zinc finger protein 135 isoform X5 translates to MCVMFQDQVTFEDVVVDFTQEEWGHLEPAQRTLYRDVMLETFGLLVSVGHWLPKPDVISLLEQEAELWAADKGGPRGVCPENLCKREALWMSGMWKGL, encoded by the exons ATGTGTGTGATGTTTCAGGACCAAGTGACTTTTGAGGATGTGGTCGTGGACTTCACCCAGGAGGAGTGGGGGCATCTGGAGCCGGCCCAGAGGACCCTGTACCGAGATGTGATGCTGGAGACCTTCGGGCTCCTGGTCTCTGTGG GACACTGGCTCCCAAAGCCGGATGTCATCTCCTTGCTGGAGCAGGAGGCAGAGCTGTGGGCAGCGGACAAGGGAGGCCCCCGAGGTGTGTGCCCAG AAAACCTGTGCAAAAGAGAAGCCCTATGGATGTCAGGAATGTGGAAAGGCCTTTAG